One window of Bacteroidota bacterium genomic DNA carries:
- a CDS encoding glycosyl hydrolase 53 family protein has product MRVVSSLLLLCACLAGAAWCQAQSALPIRCADLSFEDEVLAGGGQYDGGTAMAQLAEAGLNTVRLRLWHTPEPGRDDLADVLDAATRAEALGLDVLLALHYSDTWADPGQQTQPAAWASLSPNLLADSVYAYTSAVLAALRDQGTPPRYVQLGNEITGGMLWDTGRVGGTFDTPTQWTQLAALLASSRAAVRGVLGDDVTVVVHIDRGADLAGATWFFDRLRPLFDDFDVIGLSYYPWWHGDLDAFSATLDGLAARYGLPLFVAETAYPWTLGFVDDTNNLVGLPEQVLPGYPATTEGQADFLATVNGHIAALADGGGLGVCYWAPDWIAAPDFGSAWENVALFDAEGQLLSAASVLGGTSVDAAATRPPAPALRVAAYPNPATETIAIVLDGPPGCGTVDVVDLLGRTHRDAEPICSGRPLRMHVGDWEPGVVALRIQWGAQQRTRLLVIAPR; this is encoded by the coding sequence ATGCGCGTTGTCTCCTCTCTTCTGCTGCTCTGCGCGTGCCTCGCAGGAGCCGCGTGGTGCCAGGCGCAATCCGCGTTGCCCATCCGGTGCGCCGACCTTTCGTTCGAAGACGAGGTGCTGGCGGGGGGCGGACAGTACGATGGCGGGACCGCGATGGCACAACTCGCGGAAGCGGGTCTGAACACGGTACGCCTCCGCCTCTGGCATACACCGGAACCGGGCCGCGACGACCTTGCCGATGTCCTCGACGCCGCGACGCGGGCCGAGGCGCTCGGTCTCGATGTGCTCCTCGCGCTACACTACTCCGACACGTGGGCCGATCCGGGGCAGCAGACGCAACCAGCGGCCTGGGCGTCGCTCTCGCCCAACCTCCTAGCGGACAGTGTCTACGCCTACACGAGCGCCGTTCTAGCCGCTCTGCGCGACCAGGGCACACCGCCGCGCTACGTTCAACTAGGCAACGAGATCACGGGCGGGATGCTGTGGGACACGGGCCGCGTCGGAGGCACGTTCGATACGCCGACCCAGTGGACACAGCTCGCCGCGCTGCTCGCTTCCAGCCGCGCGGCCGTCCGTGGCGTGCTCGGCGACGATGTGACGGTGGTGGTCCACATCGATCGCGGGGCCGACCTGGCGGGCGCTACCTGGTTTTTCGACCGCCTTCGTCCGCTCTTTGACGACTTCGACGTGATCGGGCTGTCGTACTACCCCTGGTGGCACGGCGACCTCGACGCGTTCAGCGCGACCCTCGACGGCCTCGCGGCGCGCTACGGCCTCCCGCTCTTCGTCGCGGAGACCGCCTATCCGTGGACGCTCGGCTTCGTCGACGACACGAACAACCTCGTGGGCCTGCCCGAGCAGGTGCTGCCAGGCTATCCCGCCACAACAGAAGGCCAGGCCGACTTTCTAGCCACTGTGAACGGGCACATCGCTGCTTTGGCCGATGGCGGGGGGCTGGGGGTTTGCTACTGGGCGCCCGACTGGATCGCTGCGCCTGACTTCGGCTCGGCCTGGGAAAACGTCGCACTCTTTGATGCCGAGGGCCAACTCCTCTCAGCGGCGTCTGTGTTGGGCGGGACCAGCGTCGATGCGGCGGCGACACGCCCGCCCGCCCCGGCGCTCCGTGTCGCCGCCTATCCGAACCCAGCGACGGAGACCATCGCCATAGTCCTCGACGGGCCGCCCGGATGCGGCACCGTCGACGTCGTAGACCTGCTCGGGCGCACCCATCGGGACGCTGAGCCGATTTGCAGCGGGCGACCGCTTCGGATGCACGTCGGCGACTGGGAGCCGGGAGTTGTTGCCCTTCGCATCCAGTGGGGCGCACAGCAGCGCACGCGCTTGCTCGTGATCGCACCCAGATGA
- a CDS encoding aldehyde dehydrogenase family protein: protein MADTYHNYIGGAWVPAEDNATFESRNPAKRSDLIGRFPRSSERDVAKAVEVANAAFDAWRLMPPPKRGDILRTLGDILTERKDDLARAMTREMGKPHFETKGDVQEAIDTAYYAATEGRRLFGHTVPSEMDNKFNMSVRRPIGVVGVITAWNFPVAVPTWKMFPALLAGNCVIFKPSEDAPHSGMLLVEAMIDAGFPEGVVQLVQGDGTAGRALVEHPDVPVITFTGSTETGRKIGEVCGRMHKRFSFEMGGKNPAVVMEDADLDLALEGILWGAFGTTGQRCTATSRLIVHRDVQDKLVGMLKDRAEALVLGYGNDDDTEMGPLINQDALDKVTRYMDIAKDGGATLVTGGTAATGEGLDDGYFFQPTIFTNVDPDSRLAQEEVFGPVLAVITIDSFDEAIAAANNTPYGLSSAVYTKDVARAFRALRDIDAGITYINGPTIGAEAHMPFGGVKATGNGHREGGWEVFEFYTETKTCYIDFSGTLQRAQIDNYDD, encoded by the coding sequence ATGGCTGACACGTATCACAACTACATCGGCGGCGCGTGGGTGCCCGCTGAAGACAACGCCACCTTCGAGAGCCGCAACCCCGCGAAGCGCTCCGACCTCATCGGGCGCTTTCCTCGTTCTTCGGAGCGGGATGTCGCCAAGGCTGTCGAGGTCGCCAACGCGGCGTTTGACGCGTGGCGACTCATGCCTCCGCCGAAGCGCGGCGACATCCTCCGCACCCTCGGCGACATCCTCACGGAGCGCAAGGACGACCTCGCCCGCGCCATGACGCGCGAGATGGGCAAGCCCCACTTCGAGACGAAGGGCGACGTGCAGGAAGCCATCGACACGGCCTACTACGCCGCCACCGAGGGCCGCCGCCTCTTCGGGCACACCGTCCCGAGCGAGATGGACAACAAGTTCAACATGTCCGTACGCCGCCCCATCGGCGTCGTGGGCGTGATCACGGCGTGGAACTTCCCCGTGGCTGTCCCGACGTGGAAGATGTTTCCGGCGCTGCTCGCGGGCAACTGCGTGATTTTCAAGCCGAGCGAGGACGCCCCGCACTCGGGCATGCTGCTCGTCGAGGCGATGATCGACGCGGGCTTCCCCGAGGGCGTCGTGCAGCTCGTCCAGGGCGACGGCACCGCCGGGCGTGCGCTCGTGGAGCACCCCGACGTGCCCGTCATCACGTTCACGGGCTCGACCGAGACCGGCCGCAAGATCGGCGAGGTGTGCGGGCGCATGCACAAGCGCTTCTCGTTCGAGATGGGCGGCAAGAACCCCGCCGTCGTGATGGAGGACGCCGACCTCGACCTCGCGCTCGAAGGCATCCTCTGGGGCGCGTTCGGCACGACCGGCCAGCGCTGCACCGCCACAAGCCGCCTGATCGTCCACCGCGACGTGCAGGACAAGCTCGTCGGCATGCTGAAGGACCGCGCCGAGGCGCTCGTGCTCGGCTACGGCAACGACGACGACACGGAGATGGGCCCGCTCATCAACCAGGACGCGCTCGACAAGGTGACGCGCTACATGGACATCGCCAAGGACGGCGGCGCGACGCTCGTGACGGGCGGTACCGCCGCGACCGGCGAAGGCCTGGACGATGGCTACTTCTTCCAGCCGACCATCTTCACCAACGTCGACCCCGACTCGCGGCTCGCGCAGGAGGAGGTATTCGGCCCTGTCCTCGCCGTGATCACCATCGACTCGTTCGACGAGGCCATCGCGGCGGCGAACAACACGCCCTACGGCCTCTCGTCGGCGGTCTACACGAAGGACGTAGCCCGCGCCTTCCGCGCACTCCGCGACATCGACGCCGGCATCACCTACATCAACGGCCCGACCATCGGCGCCGAAGCGCACATGCCGTTCGGCGGCGTGAAGGCCACCGGCAACGGCCACCGCGAAGGCGGCTGGGAGGTCTTCGAGTTCTACACGGAGACGAAGACGTGCTACATCGACTTCTCGGGCACCCTCCAGCGCGCCCAGATCGATAACTACGACGACTAA
- a CDS encoding DUF3467 domain-containing protein, with amino-acid sequence MSDAKRPDDAPQNPQLNIELREEQAEGIYSNLVMIAHSPEEFILDFIRVMPGLPKARVKSRIVITPQHAMRLLAALEDNIGKYEAQFGAIGENGSSGPIQFFGGPGGEA; translated from the coding sequence ATGTCCGACGCCAAGCGCCCCGACGACGCGCCCCAGAACCCGCAGCTCAACATCGAACTCCGCGAAGAGCAAGCCGAGGGGATCTACTCGAACCTCGTCATGATCGCGCATTCTCCCGAGGAGTTCATCCTCGACTTCATCCGTGTGATGCCGGGGCTGCCGAAGGCACGCGTGAAGAGTCGCATCGTCATCACGCCACAGCACGCCATGCGCCTGCTGGCGGCCTTGGAAGACAACATCGGGAAGTACGAGGCGCAGTTTGGCGCCATCGGCGAGAACGGCTCGTCAGGCCCCATTCAGTTCTTCGGAGGCCCCGGCGGCGAAGCATAG
- a CDS encoding T9SS type A sorting domain-containing protein: protein MPSRYRSLRTLATLVAMLALASAPALAQVSTDTPARIAQPGDAPTLSTRAHTVADGGTYTPSAVRPPDASFSKRQGGLIQDGGFEATTGPFGDNPSWDGVLTVNNATPFCNPQCLTGNPQLARTGDFFVIFGFGNVGTDFIEQTVSVPAAGDYILQFFLRGGLSDNNENGTAEAQGLFSVTVDGTPVYTLTPEEAIPFNPAYSRIEVPVSFSAPGTASVRFELDVTGGTDDVFQVTLDDISLEIPPPPPVGQLIGDPSFEGTSGSFGTNPSWDGVLTVNNATPFCNPQCLTGNPQLARTGDFFVIFGFGNVGTDFIEQTVTVPEAGDYNLQFYLRGGLADNNNNGMAEVDGAFSVTIDGTPVYTLSPEEALPFSQAYTRIDVPISFEAAGAATVRFELDVLSASAPGDDVFQVTLDDITLGPPPVTDPILNAGIVATEILDDGYYGANSGNGLGILFDGENGLFEGQLLAGLGPETVYGEPYTPGEWVTTRAIANIDAPEGFDEAVETVFESSDGALQVTLRAFTAANAPVFLEYEVLNQSGADVSEVYVGPFADWDVGTFSSNLAGFDAGTNLLYVLDNSDPESSYFGIAALFSNAAPVSGTSGSLDLTMGTDDGELYAALTSLSAFSMVPGDRRTVLGTGPWAINDSDTVLARFALVAGESLAAITDAAESAQAAFPAPTGFDTGLVQTEILPGGFWGANRGDGTGFVFDGTNGLFEGQFIASVTANETFGIPYAGDNNGWVATSEPTQATPPDGFESAFTVTFASDDGALSVTQLAYANTGDPYVFFDYTLTNTSGGPLDEVYAGLFADWDIDDAGDDIGNYIDESQVLFASDLDAPLPFFGVAAGLSNEQPLSGIAFDVTGGGQEDEVFGSLTTFDELPFGGADRRMMISSGAYSLADGASATVTFFVVAGEDREAIAANAAAAQSILVDVEETTLAGTFALHSAFPNPFSASTTLGFTLPEATDVRLDVYDLLGRRVATLVDGPQAAGYTAVTFDAAHLSSGTYVYRLAAGRTQLVERFTLVR from the coding sequence ATGCCCTCTCGTTACCGTAGCCTACGCACCTTGGCGACGCTTGTCGCCATGCTGGCTCTCGCCAGCGCCCCCGCTTTAGCGCAAGTCTCTACGGACACCCCTGCCCGTATCGCCCAGCCCGGAGACGCCCCGACCCTGTCGACGCGCGCACACACGGTCGCGGACGGTGGCACCTACACCCCCTCTGCGGTCCGTCCTCCGGACGCCTCCTTCTCGAAACGGCAGGGGGGGCTGATTCAGGACGGGGGCTTCGAAGCGACGACGGGCCCGTTCGGCGACAACCCGTCGTGGGACGGCGTGCTCACCGTCAACAACGCCACGCCCTTCTGCAACCCGCAGTGCCTCACCGGCAACCCCCAGCTCGCCCGCACGGGCGACTTCTTCGTCATCTTCGGCTTCGGCAACGTCGGCACGGACTTCATCGAGCAGACCGTTTCCGTGCCTGCGGCGGGCGACTATATCCTGCAGTTCTTCCTGCGTGGCGGCCTCTCCGACAACAATGAAAACGGCACCGCCGAGGCCCAGGGTCTCTTCAGCGTCACCGTAGACGGCACGCCGGTCTACACCCTCACGCCCGAGGAGGCAATCCCTTTCAACCCAGCCTACTCGCGCATCGAGGTGCCGGTGTCGTTCTCGGCTCCGGGCACGGCGTCAGTGCGCTTCGAGCTCGACGTGACGGGCGGGACCGACGATGTCTTTCAGGTCACCCTCGACGACATCTCGCTGGAGATCCCACCGCCGCCGCCCGTCGGGCAACTCATCGGTGACCCGAGCTTCGAGGGGACGTCCGGGTCGTTTGGCACCAACCCGTCGTGGGACGGCGTGCTCACCGTCAACAACGCCACGCCCTTCTGCAACCCGCAGTGCCTCACCGGCAACCCCCAGCTCGCCCGCACGGGCGACTTCTTCGTCATCTTCGGCTTCGGCAACGTCGGCACCGACTTCATCGAGCAGACCGTGACTGTGCCCGAGGCGGGCGACTACAACCTGCAATTTTACCTGCGTGGCGGCCTCGCTGACAATAACAACAACGGCATGGCCGAGGTCGACGGAGCGTTCAGCGTCACCATTGACGGCACGCCCGTTTACACGCTGTCCCCGGAGGAGGCGCTGCCCTTCAGCCAGGCCTACACGCGCATCGACGTACCGATATCGTTCGAGGCTGCAGGCGCAGCGACCGTGCGGTTCGAGCTAGATGTGCTCAGTGCGAGCGCACCTGGGGACGATGTCTTCCAGGTCACCCTCGACGACATCACGTTGGGGCCGCCGCCTGTGACGGACCCGATCCTCAACGCAGGCATCGTCGCCACCGAAATCCTCGACGACGGCTACTATGGTGCCAACAGCGGCAATGGCCTCGGCATTCTCTTTGACGGCGAGAACGGCTTATTCGAGGGGCAGTTGCTCGCTGGTCTAGGCCCCGAGACGGTCTACGGTGAGCCTTACACCCCAGGCGAATGGGTCACCACGCGGGCCATCGCCAACATCGACGCGCCAGAGGGTTTCGACGAGGCCGTCGAGACGGTCTTCGAGTCGTCTGACGGCGCACTACAGGTCACGTTGCGCGCCTTCACAGCCGCCAACGCGCCGGTCTTCCTGGAATACGAAGTGCTCAACCAGAGCGGCGCGGACGTTAGCGAGGTCTACGTCGGTCCGTTCGCCGACTGGGACGTGGGGACCTTTAGCTCCAACCTCGCCGGCTTCGACGCGGGCACGAACCTGCTCTACGTCTTGGACAACAGCGACCCCGAGAGCAGCTATTTCGGGATTGCGGCACTCTTCTCTAACGCTGCTCCTGTCTCGGGCACGAGCGGCAGCCTCGACCTGACCATGGGCACGGACGACGGCGAGCTCTACGCGGCGCTGACCAGTCTCAGCGCGTTTAGCATGGTGCCCGGCGACCGCCGTACAGTCCTCGGTACGGGCCCGTGGGCGATTAACGACAGCGACACGGTGCTTGCACGCTTCGCCCTCGTTGCCGGCGAAAGCCTGGCGGCCATCACGGACGCAGCAGAATCCGCCCAGGCTGCCTTCCCGGCACCGACCGGCTTTGACACCGGCCTCGTCCAGACCGAGATCCTTCCCGGCGGCTTCTGGGGGGCCAACCGTGGCGATGGCACCGGCTTTGTGTTCGACGGCACGAATGGGCTGTTCGAAGGCCAGTTCATTGCGAGCGTCACCGCGAATGAAACCTTCGGCATTCCCTACGCCGGCGATAACAATGGGTGGGTCGCCACAAGTGAGCCGACCCAGGCAACCCCGCCAGACGGGTTCGAGAGCGCCTTCACGGTCACGTTCGCCAGCGACGACGGCGCGCTTAGCGTCACCCAGCTCGCCTATGCCAACACCGGAGACCCCTACGTTTTCTTCGACTACACCCTCACAAACACCTCCGGCGGCCCGCTTGACGAGGTCTACGCAGGCCTGTTCGCCGACTGGGACATCGACGACGCCGGGGACGATATCGGCAACTACATTGACGAGTCTCAGGTGCTCTTCGCATCCGACCTGGATGCTCCGCTTCCCTTCTTCGGCGTGGCGGCGGGCCTGTCGAACGAACAGCCGCTCTCTGGTATCGCCTTTGACGTCACCGGAGGCGGTCAGGAGGACGAAGTCTTTGGCTCGCTCACTACGTTCGACGAGCTTCCCTTCGGAGGGGCGGATCGGCGCATGATGATCTCATCCGGGGCCTATTCGCTTGCCGACGGCGCAAGCGCGACGGTCACCTTTTTCGTGGTGGCCGGCGAAGACCGTGAGGCGATTGCGGCGAACGCAGCGGCGGCTCAGAGCATCCTCGTAGACGTGGAGGAGACGACGCTGGCCGGTACGTTTGCGCTTCACAGCGCTTTCCCGAACCCGTTTAGCGCGAGCACAACGCTGGGGTTCACCCTCCCGGAGGCCACCGATGTCCGCCTAGACGTCTATGACCTACTCGGCCGGCGCGTAGCCACGCTCGTTGACGGGCCACAGGCGGCGGGCTACACGGCGGTCACGTTCGATGCCGCTCATCTTTCAAGCGGGACCTACGTCTACCGCCTCGCGGCTGGCCGCACGCAGCTCGTAGAGCGCTTCACGCTGGTCCGCTAG
- a CDS encoding pyridoxal-phosphate dependent enzyme: MWHDSILGTIGNTPLVRLNRVAADLPCTVLAKVEFFNPGGSVKDRIGIAMLEDAEAKGQIAPGGTIIEGTSGNTGAGLALAAIAKGYRCIFTTTDKQSPEKIDVLRALGAEVIVCPTNVAPDDPRSYYSVAARLSREIPNSFYPNQYDHPANAEAHYNTTGPELWTQTEGRITHYIAGAGTGGSISGTARYLKEQNPNVNIVGVDPFGSVYYKYFHERVFDHDEIYPYLTEGVGEDILAKNMDFDIVDDYIQVTDRDTMLMTRRLAREEGLFIGQSCGMAVAGALDWLHAHRDSLSADDVVVVMLPDSGFRYLSKTYSDEWMRRNGFVQDRPELTAANVLRRRAEMGAVVAVSPSDTLADAIARMTEYGISQLPVIDEGEPVGSLTERSVLQRLIEDPASRDAAVAETMGDPLPVVPANLHLDHLSAYLDGPAGAVLVHASETAAGGDGAPVDGYYILTRSDLIAALAEASRSK, from the coding sequence ATGTGGCACGATTCCATCCTCGGCACCATCGGCAACACGCCGCTCGTGCGGCTCAACCGTGTTGCGGCGGACCTGCCGTGCACGGTCCTCGCGAAGGTCGAGTTCTTCAACCCCGGCGGCTCGGTCAAGGACCGCATCGGCATCGCGATGCTGGAGGACGCGGAGGCGAAGGGTCAGATCGCGCCAGGCGGGACGATCATCGAGGGCACTTCGGGCAACACGGGCGCGGGGCTCGCGCTCGCGGCCATCGCGAAGGGCTACCGCTGCATCTTCACGACGACGGACAAGCAGTCGCCGGAGAAGATCGACGTGCTGCGCGCGCTCGGGGCCGAGGTCATCGTCTGCCCGACGAACGTCGCGCCGGACGACCCGCGCTCGTACTACTCCGTCGCGGCGCGGCTTTCTCGCGAGATCCCGAATTCGTTCTACCCGAACCAGTACGACCACCCCGCCAACGCCGAGGCGCACTACAACACGACTGGTCCCGAACTCTGGACGCAGACCGAGGGCCGCATCACGCACTACATCGCCGGGGCCGGCACGGGTGGCTCCATATCGGGCACGGCGCGCTACCTGAAGGAGCAGAACCCCAATGTCAACATCGTCGGCGTCGATCCGTTCGGGTCGGTCTACTACAAGTACTTCCACGAGCGCGTCTTCGATCACGACGAGATCTACCCGTACCTCACCGAGGGCGTCGGCGAGGACATCCTGGCGAAGAACATGGACTTCGACATCGTGGACGACTACATCCAGGTGACGGACCGGGACACGATGCTCATGACACGGCGGCTCGCCCGCGAGGAGGGCCTCTTCATCGGGCAGTCGTGCGGCATGGCCGTGGCGGGCGCGCTCGACTGGCTGCACGCCCACCGCGATAGCCTGAGCGCGGACGATGTCGTCGTCGTCATGCTACCTGACTCGGGCTTCCGCTACCTCTCGAAGACGTACAGCGACGAGTGGATGCGGCGCAACGGGTTCGTCCAGGATCGTCCCGAACTCACCGCGGCCAACGTGCTGCGCCGGCGTGCCGAGATGGGTGCCGTCGTGGCCGTCTCGCCCAGCGACACACTCGCGGATGCCATCGCACGCATGACGGAGTATGGCATCAGCCAGCTTCCGGTCATCGACGAGGGCGAGCCGGTGGGGAGCCTCACCGAGCGTTCGGTCTTGCAGCGGCTGATCGAAGACCCCGCGTCCCGCGATGCCGCCGTGGCTGAGACGATGGGCGATCCGCTGCCCGTCGTGCCCGCGAACCTGCACCTCGATCACCTCTCAGCCTACCTCGACGGTCCGGCCGGTGCTGTGCTGGTCCACGCCAGCGAAACCGCTGCCGGTGGTGACGGCGCGCCGGTCGACGGCTACTACATCCTCACGCGCTCGGACCTCATCGCCGCGCTTGCCGAGGCGAGCCGGAGCAAATAG